A single candidate division WOR-3 bacterium DNA region contains:
- the cmk gene encoding (d)CMP kinase encodes MGFVVAIDGTAGSGKTTTAKEVSRRLGWLYLDTGATYRAVAYFVLKRGIDPKNEREVIQSLDNLKIEIKNLNGEQRTIVNGEDVTEKLRTEEINKAVTPISKIKEVRRQLVEIQRKIVNDKNAIVEGRDIGTVVFPDANIKFYMDADINVRAERRKQQEGLNNLEKVKEDLKRRDHHDSTRKESPLKRASDALFLDTSSLTIEEQVNIVISEIKKINEGFSSL; translated from the coding sequence ATGGGGTTTGTTGTTGCAATTGATGGAACAGCAGGTTCAGGAAAAACAACCACAGCAAAAGAGGTATCAAGGCGCTTGGGTTGGCTATATCTTGATACTGGAGCAACCTATAGAGCAGTAGCTTACTTTGTTTTAAAGAGGGGTATAGACCCCAAAAATGAAAGAGAGGTCATCCAGAGTTTAGACAATTTGAAAATTGAGATTAAAAATTTAAATGGTGAGCAAAGAACAATAGTTAACGGAGAAGACGTAACAGAAAAATTAAGAACAGAAGAAATAAACAAAGCTGTAACTCCTATTTCAAAAATAAAAGAGGTAAGAAGACAGTTAGTGGAGATTCAACGAAAGATAGTTAACGATAAAAATGCAATAGTTGAAGGTAGAGATATTGGAACTGTGGTCTTCCCGGATGCTAATATAAAATTTTATATGGATGCCGATATAAATGTTAGAGCAGAAAGAAGAAAGCAACAGGAAGGTTTAAATAATTTAGAAAAAGTAAAAGAAGATTTAAAAAGGAGAGATCATCACGATTCCACAAGAAAAGAAAGCCCTCTAAAGAGAGCTTCGGATGCTCTTTTCCTTGACACAAGTTCTCTCACCATTGAAGAGCAAGTAAACATTGTGATTTCAGAGATAAAAAAGATTAATGAAGGCTTCTCTTCCTTATAA
- the lpdA gene encoding dihydrolipoyl dehydrogenase gives MRIGIIGGGPSGYSFALKVADNNEVFLFEKEEVGGVCLNKGCIPTKSLISSVEIYEMVKSYQKKPNWRKIQESKDLAIKRGLLGIKSLLKEKKVKVIKKEARLKDDRKIEVDGETFSFDKVVLATGSKPIPPPFPIQGEFWDSTDALNAKELPESLAIIGAGFVGIELSYIFSSLGCKVQVIEKEAEILPGEDVEFTKILRKSLIRKGIEFHLSSEVLEVKKENEKFNVFFKEKGKNKDIIVEKVIVCIGRIPNIEGIPEEIVEKDRVKVNEFLETEIENVYAIGDCIGGYLLAHSAFKEAEILAENILGRKVRKDNYVIPKVLYTKPEFASVGFSEKETLKENYKISKLPFASNGRAIAEGKTSGYVKIIHSGNGEILGGVIIGERASELISILSLAIINKLGLKELSECVFPHPTFSEIIRDVSSIALADQ, from the coding sequence ATGCGAATAGGAATCATTGGTGGTGGGCCTAGTGGATATAGTTTTGCTCTTAAAGTAGCAGATAATAATGAGGTTTTTTTGTTTGAAAAGGAGGAGGTGGGTGGAGTTTGTTTGAATAAAGGTTGTATTCCAACAAAGTCTCTCATTTCTTCAGTAGAAATTTATGAAATGGTCAAGTCATACCAGAAAAAACCAAATTGGAGGAAAATTCAAGAAAGCAAAGATTTGGCGATTAAAAGAGGGCTTTTAGGGATTAAATCTTTATTGAAGGAAAAGAAGGTAAAAGTTATAAAAAAGGAAGCAAGACTGAAAGATGACAGAAAAATAGAAGTAGATGGTGAAACTTTTAGTTTTGATAAGGTTGTTCTCGCTACAGGTTCTAAACCAATTCCACCTCCTTTTCCTATCCAAGGAGAATTTTGGGATAGCACGGATGCTCTTAATGCAAAGGAATTGCCAGAATCATTAGCGATAATAGGGGCTGGATTTGTAGGAATAGAATTAAGCTATATTTTTTCTTCTTTGGGTTGTAAAGTTCAGGTTATAGAGAAAGAAGCTGAAATCTTACCAGGGGAAGATGTAGAATTTACAAAAATTTTGAGAAAAAGTCTTATAAGAAAGGGTATTGAGTTTCATTTGTCTTCAGAAGTTTTAGAGGTTAAAAAAGAGAATGAAAAATTTAATGTTTTTTTTAAAGAGAAAGGGAAAAATAAAGATATAATAGTTGAGAAAGTTATTGTGTGTATTGGAAGGATTCCAAATATCGAAGGTATTCCAGAAGAAATTGTAGAAAAAGATAGAGTGAAAGTGAATGAATTTTTGGAGACAGAAATTGAAAATGTTTATGCTATTGGAGATTGTATTGGAGGTTATCTTTTAGCTCACTCTGCGTTTAAAGAAGCTGAGATTTTGGCGGAGAACATTCTTGGAAGGAAAGTTAGAAAAGATAATTATGTAATACCAAAAGTCCTTTATACAAAGCCAGAGTTTGCATCAGTTGGTTTTTCGGAAAAAGAGACCTTAAAGGAGAATTATAAAATTTCAAAATTACCCTTTGCTTCAAATGGAAGAGCAATAGCGGAAGGGAAAACCTCAGGTTATGTTAAGATCATTCATTCTGGAAATGGTGAAATATTGGGAGGAGTTATAATTGGGGAGAGGGCTTCAGAGCTAATTTCTATTTTGAGTCTTGCAATTATTAATAAATTAGGGTTAAAGGAACTTTCGGAATGTGTTTTTCCTCATCCTACATTTTCTGAAATTATAAGAGATGTTTCTTCTATAGCTTTAGCGGATCAATGA
- the rpsA gene encoding 30S ribosomal protein S1 — MSDELSIIEPISEKEAAKLLEEYTEKSFPDSGVVKGKIVKITDKEVLVNVGLKSEGVIPIEDFDSESKSEFSVGDVIDVYLEDVGGHQGLATISKKKADFIKSWDQIKEAYKEGNPVECEVVRRVKGGLMVKVFGTEAFLPGSQIDLKPAKEVDVNIGDKFQVRIIKVNFKRRNIVVSRKVILSEEQEAKILEFLEKTKEGDVVEGTVKNITEFGAFIELNGGIDGLLHITDMSWRRINHPSEILSIGDKIKVMVKEVDKDSKRISLGLKQLTPDPWKNISERYQIGKQVKGKVVSITDYGAFIELESGIEGLIHISEMSWTRHIKHPSELMKIGEEVEAIVLEVDEKARKISLGLRQAMPDPWEKVPEKYPVGSIIKGKVTNLTSFGAFIQLEEGVEGLLHISDMSWTQRINHPRDVLEKGEIIKCKVLSLDVKERRISLGLKQLKDDPLTIFAEKYPVDSNIIGTVFEILPKGIVVSLGKGLKGFVPFSHLGKKGIKKPEEGYSLGDKLKLKVIEIDLERRNIILSEREYLKEQQMKYEKIKEEEKKIETQENASQELTSKESIQKEELKEGEEKS; from the coding sequence ATGAGCGATGAACTAAGCATAATTGAACCTATAAGTGAAAAAGAAGCAGCTAAACTTTTAGAAGAATACACAGAAAAAAGTTTCCCAGACTCAGGTGTAGTTAAAGGAAAGATTGTCAAGATTACAGACAAAGAAGTTTTGGTGAATGTGGGGCTTAAATCTGAAGGTGTTATTCCTATTGAAGATTTTGATTCTGAATCTAAGTCCGAGTTTTCTGTAGGTGATGTTATAGATGTTTATCTAGAAGATGTAGGCGGACATCAAGGGCTTGCAACAATCTCTAAAAAGAAAGCAGACTTTATAAAAAGCTGGGATCAAATTAAAGAAGCTTATAAAGAAGGAAACCCTGTAGAATGTGAAGTTGTAAGAAGAGTTAAAGGCGGACTTATGGTAAAAGTTTTCGGAACAGAAGCTTTTCTACCTGGCTCCCAAATTGATTTAAAACCTGCAAAGGAAGTCGATGTAAACATTGGAGATAAATTTCAAGTAAGAATAATAAAGGTAAACTTTAAAAGAAGAAATATAGTGGTCTCAAGAAAAGTAATTCTAAGCGAAGAACAAGAAGCAAAAATATTAGAATTCTTAGAAAAAACAAAAGAAGGAGACGTTGTAGAAGGAACTGTTAAAAATATCACCGAATTTGGAGCTTTTATTGAGTTAAATGGAGGAATAGACGGCTTACTTCATATAACAGATATGTCTTGGAGAAGAATAAACCACCCTTCAGAAATTCTTTCAATTGGAGATAAAATCAAAGTAATGGTTAAAGAAGTGGATAAAGATTCCAAGAGGATATCCTTAGGATTAAAACAACTCACACCTGATCCTTGGAAAAATATAAGCGAACGTTATCAGATTGGGAAACAAGTGAAAGGCAAAGTTGTTTCAATCACAGACTATGGGGCATTTATTGAGCTTGAATCAGGAATCGAGGGTCTTATTCATATTTCCGAGATGTCCTGGACAAGACATATAAAACATCCTTCAGAATTAATGAAAATTGGAGAAGAAGTAGAAGCAATAGTGTTAGAAGTGGATGAAAAAGCAAGAAAAATATCTTTAGGTCTCCGGCAAGCTATGCCTGATCCTTGGGAAAAAGTTCCGGAAAAGTATCCTGTAGGTTCAATAATTAAAGGAAAAGTTACAAACCTTACTTCTTTTGGTGCGTTTATTCAATTAGAAGAAGGAGTTGAAGGTCTTCTCCATATATCTGATATGTCTTGGACACAGAGGATTAATCACCCAAGAGATGTCCTTGAAAAAGGAGAAATTATAAAGTGTAAGGTGCTTTCGTTAGATGTAAAAGAAAGACGTATTTCTCTTGGGTTAAAGCAACTAAAAGATGACCCATTAACAATCTTTGCCGAGAAGTATCCTGTTGATAGCAACATAATTGGAACTGTGTTTGAGATACTGCCAAAAGGAATTGTCGTTTCTCTTGGTAAAGGATTAAAAGGATTTGTCCCATTTTCTCATCTTGGTAAAAAAGGAATAAAAAAACCTGAAGAAGGATATTCTCTTGGGGATAAGCTGAAATTAAAAGTTATAGAAATAGACTTAGAAAGAAGAAATATAATTCTCTCAGAAAGAGAGTATCTAAAAGAACAACAAATGAAATATGAAAAAATTAAAGAGGAAGAGAAAAAAATAGAAACTCAAGAAAACGCCTCTCAAGAGCTAACCTCTAAGGAATCTATTCAGAAAGAAGAACTAAAGGAAGGGGAAGAAAAATCATAA
- a CDS encoding tetratricopeptide repeat protein, with the protein MKKFFLFFLFFIGCVYYNTFYNAEKYFEEKNYDKSIKKCKKIIERFQDSEYVDDAFFLMGKSYFYLNNLDEAKASFKQLVEYFPGSPFTDEAYLFLGKIAVEKRDKDEALLFLEKASRSPRQGIRMETFKTKLKLFLEFGEPQKAIEEGEKFVEKYSEYSGEIYYIIGNANESMGREEEALKMYKKALGKSKKEEKGKIIFSLGNLYMKMDSLEKALSVISSLGEGKLSDSLNLLKGEVLKKMNNFDESEKFLNFLSYRTDSLGAIAKYNLAEIKEIKGDTSSALFIYKEIDSKRSFGELGLRAKAKKEILEKLKLLKDLSDKEKRKELEKELKDDVMNKDSAYIFFRIGELYFWDLKEKLKGAEWYKKTYEMFPKSPYAPKAIFTLFYMNIKEDTTYFFETDRLFSILVEEFKNTQFAEKAKEIYGSYIRNKESPQ; encoded by the coding sequence ATGAAAAAATTTTTTTTATTTTTTCTTTTTTTTATTGGTTGTGTTTATTATAACACTTTCTATAACGCAGAAAAATATTTTGAGGAAAAGAATTACGATAAGAGTATAAAAAAATGTAAAAAAATAATTGAAAGATTTCAGGACTCGGAATATGTAGATGATGCATTTTTCCTTATGGGTAAAAGTTATTTTTATTTAAATAATTTAGATGAAGCAAAGGCAAGTTTTAAGCAATTGGTTGAGTATTTCCCTGGTTCTCCTTTTACAGACGAAGCTTATCTTTTTTTAGGGAAAATAGCTGTTGAGAAAAGAGATAAGGATGAAGCGCTTCTTTTTCTTGAGAAAGCTTCAAGGTCTCCTCGTCAGGGGATAAGAATGGAGACATTTAAAACAAAATTGAAATTATTCCTTGAGTTTGGCGAACCTCAAAAAGCGATAGAAGAAGGAGAGAAATTTGTTGAGAAATACTCTGAGTATTCTGGAGAGATTTATTATATAATTGGAAATGCAAATGAATCAATGGGGAGGGAAGAGGAAGCTTTGAAAATGTATAAGAAAGCTCTTGGGAAGAGTAAAAAAGAAGAAAAAGGGAAAATTATATTTAGTTTAGGCAATTTATATATGAAAATGGATAGTTTAGAAAAAGCCCTTTCTGTTATTTCTTCTTTAGGGGAAGGGAAATTAAGCGATTCTCTTAATCTTCTTAAAGGAGAAGTATTGAAAAAAATGAATAATTTTGATGAATCCGAGAAATTTTTAAATTTTCTTTCTTATAGGACTGATAGTCTTGGAGCTATAGCAAAATACAACCTTGCAGAGATAAAAGAGATAAAAGGAGATACCTCTTCTGCTCTTTTTATATATAAGGAGATAGATTCAAAGAGAAGTTTTGGGGAGCTTGGTTTAAGAGCAAAGGCAAAAAAAGAAATTTTGGAAAAACTAAAATTATTAAAGGACCTCTCTGATAAAGAAAAAAGGAAAGAATTAGAAAAGGAATTAAAAGATGATGTGATGAATAAGGATTCTGCTTATATATTTTTTAGAATAGGAGAACTTTATTTCTGGGATCTGAAAGAAAAATTAAAAGGAGCGGAATGGTATAAAAAGACTTATGAGATGTTTCCTAAAAGTCCTTATGCTCCAAAAGCCATTTTTACTCTTTTTTATATGAATATTAAAGAAGATACAACTTACTTTTTTGAGACAGACAGACTATTTTCAATCTTAGTGGAGGAATTTAAAAACACTCAATTTGCTGAAAAAGCAAAGGAGATTTATGGATCCTATATTCGGAATAAGGAAAGTCCTCAGTAA
- a CDS encoding Rne/Rng family ribonuclease, translating to MNGEKQIILNVRRDDVRVAVRENGELIEFYIERGDIIYSPGTIIKGKIIGLRKELNGIFVDIGDDTAGFLPMNDYYLSFPEKRGKEGNSEVIVQVKKEPYGTKGARLTTFIGIPGRYLVLMPSKKVFGVSRKIRNKVVRERLKEIARKLHEDKMGIIIRTASYNEDIEVLKRDYLELKGIWEKILEESKKVSAPFILWKDEELPIRIVRDLLDDSISEVIVDSEEAFEKIIKYLKKKSSPFLERVKLYKNPTPIFNYYKIEQELRSIFRRKVYLKSGGYIVIDETEALTVFDVNTGSYRGRETTEEMIFKTNCEAAIEIARQLNLRDIGGIIIIDFIDMQKEENQEALLELFRKQLKRSKARYRLAPKLSPNGLLEMTRERVRENIAKKFVEPCPYCIGKGYALSAPYLFSRFTSWLEKKGSSLSNAKLRIIANPKVAIYFENEGKNTLDYSCKKNNMHIEFVYNENSPLEFVEVITYNNGEVIREEI from the coding sequence ATGAATGGAGAAAAGCAAATAATTCTTAATGTAAGAAGAGATGATGTAAGAGTTGCCGTTCGGGAGAATGGAGAGTTGATTGAGTTTTATATAGAAAGAGGGGATATAATTTATTCTCCCGGGACAATTATAAAAGGAAAGATAATTGGTCTTAGAAAGGAATTAAATGGGATTTTTGTGGATATAGGAGATGATACTGCAGGCTTTTTGCCGATGAATGATTATTATCTTTCTTTTCCTGAAAAAAGAGGAAAAGAAGGGAATTCCGAAGTTATTGTTCAAGTAAAGAAAGAACCTTATGGGACAAAAGGTGCAAGACTTACGACATTTATAGGGATTCCCGGAAGGTATCTTGTGCTTATGCCTTCTAAGAAAGTCTTTGGGGTTTCTAGAAAGATAAGGAATAAAGTTGTTAGAGAGAGATTGAAGGAGATTGCGAGAAAATTACATGAGGATAAGATGGGAATTATTATTAGGACAGCTTCTTATAACGAAGATATAGAAGTGTTGAAAAGAGATTATTTGGAATTGAAAGGAATTTGGGAGAAAATTTTAGAAGAAAGCAAGAAAGTATCTGCCCCTTTTATTTTATGGAAAGATGAAGAGTTACCTATAAGAATTGTAAGGGACTTGTTAGATGATTCAATTTCAGAGGTTATCGTGGATTCGGAGGAAGCTTTTGAAAAAATAATAAAGTATCTAAAAAAGAAGAGTTCTCCTTTTCTAGAAAGAGTAAAGTTATATAAAAATCCAACACCAATTTTTAATTACTATAAGATTGAACAAGAGCTTCGCTCTATCTTTAGGAGAAAGGTCTATCTTAAGAGTGGAGGGTATATTGTAATTGATGAGACAGAAGCTCTAACAGTTTTTGATGTAAATACAGGTTCTTATCGTGGGAGAGAAACAACAGAGGAGATGATATTTAAGACAAATTGCGAGGCTGCTATTGAGATAGCGAGGCAATTAAATCTAAGAGACATAGGAGGCATAATTATAATAGACTTCATAGATATGCAAAAAGAAGAGAACCAAGAAGCTTTGCTGGAATTGTTCAGGAAGCAATTGAAAAGAAGTAAGGCAAGGTATAGGCTTGCCCCTAAGCTTTCTCCTAATGGACTTCTTGAGATGACAAGGGAGAGAGTTAGAGAGAATATAGCTAAAAAGTTTGTTGAGCCTTGTCCTTATTGTATAGGTAAGGGTTATGCGTTGAGTGCTCCATACCTATTTTCAAGATTTACTAGTTGGCTTGAGAAAAAGGGAAGTTCTTTATCGAATGCAAAATTGCGTATAATTGCAAATCCTAAAGTGGCAATTTATTTTGAAAATGAAGGGAAAAATACCCTTGATTATTCCTGCAAGAAAAATAATATGCATATAGAATTTGTTTATAATGAGAATAGCCCTTTAGAATTTGTAGAAGTTATTACTTATAATAATGGAGAAGTTATAAGAGAAGAAATATGA
- a CDS encoding CTP synthase, giving the protein MASKYIVIVGGVLSGIGKGIATSSIGKIIENYGYSTTAIKIDPYINYDAGTLRPTEHGEVWVTDDGGEIDQDLGNYERFLCKDIPKENNITTGQIYKSVIEKERAGEYLGQTVQFIPHIPDEIIRRIKKASEGFEVSIIEIGGTIGDYENMPYLFAVRSLIRMIGKENLAIVMLSYLPIPSHIDEMKTKPTQQAIRQLSEHGIWPDIILCRAKTPLDDVRRKKIETYANIEADYVISAPDTDCIYEVPLNFEKENLGKKLLDKLMLSPRKKPDWSKWKQLVEGIMNPKVKVKVAMVCKYLDIGKFSLKDSYISVSRALIDAGAQDKIGVDIKWIDSKEIEKEGTDCLNDVEGIIVPGGFGEAGFEGKIESIRYAREKKIPYLGLCLGMQLALVEYARNVMGLTNANTREADPNASHKVIDYLEKQAELIGEKKIGGTMRLGAYAAQLKRGTKVLEWYEKTGRLKADEEKIKEIKEPFRLGILDKGEPVVLERHRHRYEVNPEYIEAFEKAGIIFSGFHRPACGKPLMEFMELPNHPFFIATQSHPEFKSRLENPAPLFLGFLKSIINYK; this is encoded by the coding sequence ATGGCTTCTAAATATATAGTAATAGTAGGAGGGGTTCTAAGCGGAATTGGAAAAGGAATCGCCACCTCCTCTATTGGAAAAATAATAGAGAATTACGGATATTCGACCACCGCTATTAAGATAGATCCATATATAAATTACGATGCTGGAACGTTAAGACCAACCGAACATGGAGAAGTTTGGGTCACAGATGATGGAGGGGAAATTGACCAAGATCTTGGCAACTACGAAAGATTTCTCTGTAAAGACATACCAAAAGAAAACAACATTACCACAGGACAAATTTACAAAAGTGTAATAGAAAAAGAACGCGCTGGAGAATACTTAGGACAAACAGTCCAATTTATTCCCCACATCCCAGATGAAATCATAAGGAGAATAAAAAAAGCCTCTGAAGGGTTTGAAGTAAGTATTATAGAGATAGGGGGTACAATAGGAGACTACGAGAATATGCCTTATCTTTTTGCTGTAAGAAGCCTTATAAGAATGATTGGTAAAGAGAATTTAGCAATCGTTATGCTTTCCTACCTTCCCATTCCTTCTCATATTGATGAAATGAAAACAAAGCCCACGCAACAGGCAATAAGGCAACTTTCTGAACACGGAATATGGCCAGATATTATCCTCTGTAGAGCAAAAACCCCTCTTGATGACGTTAGAAGAAAAAAGATCGAAACTTACGCTAATATAGAAGCCGATTATGTTATATCTGCTCCTGATACTGACTGTATATATGAAGTTCCCTTAAATTTTGAAAAGGAAAACTTAGGGAAAAAATTGCTTGATAAATTAATGCTCTCCCCAAGGAAAAAACCTGACTGGAGTAAATGGAAACAATTGGTAGAAGGAATTATGAATCCAAAAGTAAAGGTAAAAGTTGCTATGGTGTGTAAATATCTTGATATAGGAAAGTTTTCTCTTAAGGATTCCTATATTTCGGTTTCAAGGGCTCTAATAGATGCAGGAGCACAAGATAAGATAGGAGTGGATATTAAATGGATTGATTCTAAAGAGATAGAAAAAGAAGGAACTGATTGCCTTAATGATGTTGAGGGAATAATAGTTCCTGGAGGATTTGGTGAAGCTGGTTTTGAAGGGAAAATTGAAAGTATTAGATATGCCAGAGAAAAGAAGATTCCCTATCTTGGGTTATGTCTTGGTATGCAACTTGCCTTAGTGGAGTACGCAAGAAATGTAATGGGACTAACCAATGCAAATACGAGAGAAGCCGATCCTAATGCATCTCATAAAGTCATTGATTATCTCGAAAAACAAGCTGAACTCATTGGAGAGAAAAAAATAGGTGGAACTATGAGATTGGGGGCTTATGCAGCACAATTAAAAAGAGGAACAAAGGTCCTTGAATGGTATGAAAAAACTGGAAGATTAAAGGCAGATGAAGAGAAAATAAAGGAAATAAAAGAACCTTTTAGACTTGGAATCCTAGATAAAGGAGAACCTGTTGTTCTTGAACGTCATCGTCATAGATACGAAGTTAATCCTGAGTATATAGAAGCTTTTGAAAAAGCAGGCATTATTTTTAGTGGTTTTCATCGTCCAGCTTGTGGCAAACCTTTAATGGAATTTATGGAACTTCCAAATCATCCCTTTTTTATTGCCACCCAATCTCATCCAGAATTTAAATCACGTCTTGAAAATCCTGCTCCTCTTTTTTTAGGTTTTTTAAAAAGCATTATTAATTATAAGTGA
- the ispH gene encoding 4-hydroxy-3-methylbut-2-enyl diphosphate reductase, which yields MEIKLAKNMGFCFGVKRAIKIARGIRKSTKEKVWTLGPIIHNPQVVKKLEEEGIIPANDFSEIDSGYVIIRSHGISPEVINKIKEKNLKEIDATCPLVKKAQERAKQLVKEGYETFIIGEKEHPEVISIIAGTKGKAQVIDPIFIKDLEFKNRKVGLVVQTTQSKDSLRKVVEFILPKISELRVFNTICDVTSKRQEEVRKLAKNSDVMIIIGGKKSANTSRLVSIAKEEGCVTYHIEEAKEIKEDWFTDVRKVGVASGASTPEWIIKDVVKKLTKIKNKERVLNER from the coding sequence ATGGAGATAAAATTAGCAAAAAATATGGGATTTTGTTTTGGAGTAAAAAGGGCTATAAAAATAGCCAGGGGAATCAGAAAAAGCACAAAAGAAAAAGTCTGGACTCTTGGTCCAATAATCCATAATCCTCAGGTTGTTAAAAAATTAGAAGAAGAAGGGATAATACCTGCTAATGACTTTTCTGAGATAGATTCAGGATACGTTATAATTAGATCGCACGGAATTAGTCCAGAGGTTATAAACAAAATAAAAGAAAAGAATCTAAAAGAAATAGATGCAACTTGTCCTCTTGTAAAAAAGGCTCAAGAAAGAGCCAAACAACTTGTTAAAGAAGGTTATGAAACTTTCATTATAGGAGAAAAAGAACATCCAGAAGTAATAAGTATAATAGCAGGAACAAAAGGTAAAGCTCAAGTTATAGATCCTATTTTTATTAAAGATTTAGAGTTCAAAAATAGAAAAGTAGGTTTGGTTGTTCAAACAACTCAAAGTAAAGATTCTTTGAGGAAAGTCGTAGAATTTATCTTACCAAAAATTTCAGAACTTAGAGTTTTCAACACAATTTGTGATGTAACAAGCAAAAGGCAAGAAGAAGTTAGAAAGCTTGCCAAAAACTCTGATGTTATGATAATAATAGGTGGCAAAAAAAGCGCTAACACCTCAAGGCTTGTTTCCATTGCAAAAGAAGAAGGTTGCGTAACATACCACATAGAAGAAGCAAAAGAAATAAAAGAAGATTGGTTTACCGATGTAAGAAAGGTAGGTGTCGCATCTGGAGCTTCAACCCCTGAGTGGATTATTAAAGATGTAGTTAAAAAACTAACAAAAATTAAAAATAAGGAGAGGGTATTAAATGAGCGATGA
- a CDS encoding lysophospholipid acyltransferase family protein, with amino-acid sequence MKASLPYKIGRPLFYWFFKIILGLKVEGLNNVPRKGGLIIAPNHRSNYDPPIIGSVINFRPVYFLAKKGLFINKTVSAVLKSVNAIPVDTEKPGVEVMKKFINLLKNGEAVIVFPEGRRSLTNEFLPPEPGVGYLSIKTGAPIVPTLIIGTHESMLNHFLRKSPLFVKFGKPIYPDKEKPTIKNSKTLSEKTMEEIKSLM; translated from the coding sequence ATGAAGGCTTCTCTTCCTTATAAAATAGGACGCCCTTTATTTTATTGGTTTTTCAAAATAATTCTTGGTCTAAAAGTAGAAGGATTAAATAATGTTCCAAGAAAAGGAGGATTAATAATTGCTCCTAACCATCGCTCAAATTACGACCCTCCAATTATAGGCTCTGTGATCAATTTCCGACCGGTTTACTTCCTCGCAAAAAAGGGCCTCTTTATAAATAAAACAGTCTCGGCAGTCCTAAAGAGTGTAAATGCGATTCCGGTAGATACAGAAAAACCTGGGGTTGAAGTTATGAAGAAATTTATAAACTTATTAAAAAATGGTGAAGCAGTAATAGTTTTCCCTGAAGGAAGGAGATCCCTCACAAACGAATTTCTTCCTCCAGAGCCAGGCGTGGGATACCTTTCAATAAAAACAGGTGCCCCTATTGTCCCTACTTTAATTATTGGAACCCATGAATCAATGTTAAATCATTTCCTACGGAAAAGCCCTCTTTTTGTAAAATTTGGAAAACCTATTTATCCAGACAAAGAAAAACCTACTATAAAGAATTCGAAAACATTATCAGAAAAAACAATGGAAGAAATAAAGAGTTTGATGTAA
- a CDS encoding dihydroorotate dehydrogenase has translation MIDLSVEIGPIKLKNPVLLASGVWDFPYTKIIDFEKLGGVIYKSISLKPRDGNLPPRIAEVPYGLINSIGLENKGVNFFNKEVLPKLKNLKTNVFVSIFGETIEEFSIIASKIKDVDGIELNVSCPNVKRGGESFGKDPEMVFLITKAVCKSTSLPIIVKLPPSYTNIEELAKKAKEGGAVAVTVANTFPAIAIDIEKREPFFKGITGGLSGPAIKPISLYNVYRIKKSVYIPIIGSGGIANYKDVLEYIFAGAIAVQLGSIIFNNPLAPVEILYNLEKWMREKGYFSLKDLTK, from the coding sequence TTGATTGATCTTTCAGTAGAAATTGGACCAATTAAATTAAAAAACCCTGTTCTTCTTGCTTCTGGAGTTTGGGATTTTCCCTATACAAAGATAATAGATTTTGAGAAGTTAGGAGGGGTTATTTATAAGAGCATTTCTTTAAAACCGAGAGATGGAAATCTTCCCCCTAGGATTGCTGAGGTTCCCTATGGTTTAATTAATTCAATTGGTTTGGAAAATAAAGGGGTGAATTTTTTCAATAAAGAGGTTCTTCCGAAGTTGAAGAATTTAAAAACCAATGTTTTTGTAAGTATTTTTGGAGAGACTATAGAGGAATTTTCAATAATTGCTTCAAAAATTAAGGATGTAGATGGAATTGAGTTGAATGTGAGTTGCCCAAATGTGAAAAGGGGAGGAGAAAGTTTTGGGAAAGATCCGGAGATGGTTTTTTTGATAACTAAGGCTGTTTGTAAGAGCACTTCATTACCTATCATTGTTAAGCTTCCCCCTTCTTATACTAATATTGAAGAATTGGCAAAGAAAGCTAAGGAAGGAGGTGCGGTGGCAGTTACAGTAGCTAACACTTTTCCAGCTATTGCTATAGATATAGAAAAAAGAGAACCTTTTTTTAAGGGGATAACAGGAGGTTTAAGCGGTCCAGCTATAAAACCTATTTCTTTATATAATGTTTATAGAATTAAAAAGTCAGTTTACATCCCAATTATAGGTTCTGGTGGAATTGCAAATTATAAAGATGTGCTTGAATATATTTTTGCTGGAGCAATAGCTGTTCAGCTTGGAAGTATTATTTTCAATAACCCCCTTGCTCCAGTTGAGATTCTGTATAATTTAGAAAAATGGATGAGAGAGAAAGGATATTTTAGTTTAA